The Trichocoleus sp. FACHB-46 nucleotide sequence AGTCCTTTGATATTTGATTGGTTATACCACCAACTTAGACCTGCTTATTCTGAGCAAACAGATAGGGGTGTGAAAGCTATGGTCGAAGATGCACTAAGGGCTCCCTAAGCCTTAGTGTTGACTTAGGTTCTTCTGAGAACTAGATACTTTAAAGGATGCAAGAACAACTACAGAAAAGTTGCGAGCCCAAGCTATTACTACTGTAAATTCTGAAATAAACGTGCGCTCGCATCCTGAAGTATTAATTCTTCAGCTGCAAAAAGGAATGCTAGAACTTGGCAAGCACATCCAAAGCTAGAACTTCCTTCAATGCCTCACCCCCACCCCGACTCCGAGCAAGCCCTGGAAAACGAAACCATCGACCTGTTTGACTCGATGGGCTGGGCAACCGTTGATTGTATGAACGAGGCTTGTGGGGCTAATAATCCAATGGGTCGAGAAACCAAGAGCGAGGTTGTCTTAGTGCCCCTCCTGCGCTCGGCCCTCATCAAGCTCAACCCAGACTTGCCCAGTGAAGCCATCCAGCTTGCCATTGATGAGTTGGTGCGCGATCGCAGCACCAGCCTAGAAAACACCAACCGCGAGATTTACCAACTGCTCAAAAACGGAGTCAAAGTCCGATTCAAAAACGATGACGACGAAGAGCAGGAAGAAACCCTCAAAGTCATCGACTGGGAAACCCCAACCAATAACGACTTTTTGCTAGTCTCACAGCTTTGGATCACAGGTGAAATCTACACCCGTCGCACTGATCTCATCGGCTTCGTCAACGGCCTACCCCTCGTGTTCATCGAACTCAAAGCTCACCATCAGCGGCTAGAGCAGGCATACCAAAAGAATCTCACCGACTACAAACAAACCATCCCCCAACTGTTCTGGTATAACGCCTTCATCATCCTCTCCAACGGCAAAAAAAGCTGCATTAGCTCGCTTACCGCTCAGTGGGAGCACTTTGCTGAGTGGCAGAAGATCAATAGTGATGGAGAAGAAGGGATCATTTCCTTGGAAACCATCATCCGAGGCACCTGCGACAAAACCCGCTTACTCGATTTAGTCGAAAACTTCACCTTCTTCTACACCGCAGGCGGCAACCTCACCAAAATCGTCGCCAAGAACCACCAATTTTTAGGAGTGAATGCTGCCGTTGATGCCGTTGGACAAATTGAGCAGAACAAAGGCAAACTAGGCGTTTTCTGGCATACCCAAGGCAGCGGTAAAAGCTACTCGATGGTGTTCTTCTCCCAGAAAATCTTGCGGAAGCAACCAGGAAACTGGACCTTCTTGATCCTCACTGACCGGGAAGACCTCGACGGCCAAATCTACAAAAACTTTGCCTACGCTGGAGCCGTTACCGAGCCAGAGAACGAAGTCCGAGCCAAAAGCGCCGAACACCTGAAACAGCTTTTACGCGAAGATCACCGCTACGTCTTCACCCTGATTCAGAAATTTCGCACTGAAAAAGGTGCTACCTACCCAAAACTCAGCGATCGCTCAGACATCATTGTGATCGCAGACGAAGCGCACCGTTCGCAGTACGATACCTTTGCCCTCAACCTCCGTAACGCTCTCCCCAACGCTGGCTTTATCGGCTTTACAGGCACCCCGTTAATGTCTGGGGAAGAAAAGACACGAGAAGAATTTGGCGACTACATCAGCATCTACAACTTCCAGAAGTCGATCCAGGATGGTGCTACCGTCCCGCTCTACTACGAAAACCGGATTCCAGAACTACAACTCGACAATAGCGACCTGAACGCTGAGATTGGCAAATCATTGCCGCCGCTGCCCTCGACGAGGACGAAGAACGCAAGCTAGAGCGAGAATTCAGCCGCGAGTATCACCTGATTACCAGAGACGACCGACTCGAAAAAATTGCTGAAGACATCGTGAGCCACTTCATGGGTCGAGGCTACCCAGGCAAAGCAATGGTGATCGCGATCGATCGCTTCACTGTCGTCAAGATGTACGACAAAGTGCAGCACTACTGGCAGCAGTACCTCCAGAAACTGAAAGCTCAGCTTGCCACAGCCAGCGAACTAGAGCAAAAGAGGCTCTCAGCCCAGATTGCCTACATGGAAGCCACAGACATGGCTGTAGTCGTGTCCTCTTCCCAAAATGAGGCTGAAGCCTTCAAGAAAAAAGAGTTAGACATTACGCCACACCGGAAGCGGATGGTGCATGAGTCTCCAGGGCTGGATGAGAAGTTCAAAGATCCACAAAACCCCCTCCGCATCGTGTTTGTCTGTGCCATGTGGATCACCGGGTTTGATGTGCCCAGTTGCTCCACGATTTACCTCGACAAACCCATGCAAAACCACACCCTGATGCAGACTATTGCCAGGGCAAACCGGGTTTTCCGAGACAAGGTGAACGGGTTAATCGTGGACTATATCGGAGTCTTCCGTAACCTGCAAAAAGCCTTAGCGATCTACGGCCCAGCTTCTGAAGGGGGCGTTGAAGAAGGCGACACCCCAGTTAAAGCCAAAGCTGCCCTGGTAGAACAACTCAGGCAGGCGATTGTCGAAGCAACCACGTTTTGCACGATCAAGGGCGTTGACTTGATGAAGCTCCAAACCACTCAGGGTGCCTTCGAGCGTACCAAGGTGTGGGCAGAAGCCGTAGAAGCAATTCTGCTTAACGACGAAACTAAACGAACTTATTTTTCCCTCGCAGGTAACGTCACCCGTCTCTACAAAGCCATCCTGCCTGACCCCAACGCGAATGAGTTCACTGCTACTGAAGCGCTCTTTAGTCGTCTCAGCCAAGAGATTCGCAACGAAGTGCCTGATGTAGACATTTCTGAGATCAAGGCAGAAGTTGAAGAGCTGCTCGACAATTCAATCTTTGCAGGTAAGTTCGTTATCCCAGAGTCCCAAGGCCAATACATTGACCTCAGCCAAGTTGACTTTGAGGCTCTGAAAGCCCAATTTGCCACAGGCTACCCTCGCACCGAAGCCGAAAAACTCAAGGGCACGCTCAATCAAAAGCTGCAACGGATGGTAAGTCTCAATAAAACCCGTACCAACTACCTGGAAAAATTCCAGCAAATGATTGAAGAGTACAATGCTGGCTCTCGCAACGTTGAGCAATTCTTCAATGACCTAGTCACCTTTGCCCAAGACTTGAAAACCGAAGACCAACGGGCGATCGCTGAAAACTTGGCCGAGGAAGAGCTAGCCATCTTTGACCTACTCACCAAACCCGAACTCACCCTCACCAAACAGGAAGAGCAAGCCGTCAAGCAAGTGGCACGGCAAGTCTTAGAAACCCTGAAGCGAGAAAAGCTAGTGCTAGATTGGCGCAAACGTCAGCAGTCCAGAGCAGCCGTTAGACTTGCGATCGAGGAAGGATTGGACCAACTCCCAGAAACCTACTCAGCCGAAATCTACGAGCAAAAGTGCGAGCAGGTCTACCAGCACGTCTACGATGCTTACCAAGAGCGAGGCAAGAGCATCTACAGCTCAGCTGCATAGGGACAGAGTCTTTTAGACCTACATTCCATGGAATCCTCTAATACCTAGCTTCCTACATTACACGGCTACCTTCACACGTACGTCGCATTGCTTATTTGCCCCTAAACAGGTAAAAGACAGGCATAGAACAGGTAAAGCTTTAGGGGCGATCGCTCATCAACTTTAGCTAAAGCCTACTGACCTTAAAATATTAGCTTTTACTATCAGTGTCTCGAGGTGACGCAGGGTAGCGAATTAAACAACTACTGATAACACAACTGATTCGAAGAAGCGATCGCTAGAAAATCACCATACAGAGAGCGATTTGGGAATTTTGAGTGGCCTAAAAATGTTAGCTTTTGTTAACGTTTTTCGAGAGTAGCCAGAAAAATATAGGGTAGCAAAAATAACTAAGGCTGGGGGGATTAGGCATCGAAAGCGATCGGACTAACCCTATTTCTCCACCGAGGCTAGTTGACTTCAATCGCGCTCAACCAGTTGACGCACGGCACTCACGATCAAATCTGGTTGCTCTAAGGGAATCAGGTGACCACTATTCTCGGCAATGATCGCTTTGCTATGCGACGAAAGTTTAGTTAAATCGAACTGAAGTGCCTGCCACCGCTGGAAGCTGGCATCACTCATGGCTGGGGCTTTGACACCTTGAATTAAAACGACCAAAGGCAAATTGTGCAAGGATGTTACGGCTTGGAACTGCGCAAAGCTGGTTTCTAGGTGGGCACGTTCGCTCGCGACAGTGGCCCAATAGTGAGGACGATAACAGT carries:
- a CDS encoding type I restriction endonuclease subunit R, translating into MPHPHPDSEQALENETIDLFDSMGWATVDCMNEACGANNPMGRETKSEVVLVPLLRSALIKLNPDLPSEAIQLAIDELVRDRSTSLENTNREIYQLLKNGVKVRFKNDDDEEQEETLKVIDWETPTNNDFLLVSQLWITGEIYTRRTDLIGFVNGLPLVFIELKAHHQRLEQAYQKNLTDYKQTIPQLFWYNAFIILSNGKKSCISSLTAQWEHFAEWQKINSDGEEGIISLETIIRGTCDKTRLLDLVENFTFFYTAGGNLTKIVAKNHQFLGVNAAVDAVGQIEQNKGKLGVFWHTQGSGKSYSMVFFSQKILRKQPGNWTFLILTDREDLDGQIYKNFAYAGAVTEPENEVRAKSAEHLKQLLREDHRYVFTLIQKFRTEKGATYPKLSDRSDIIVIADEAHRSQYDTFALNLRNALPNAGFIGFTGTPLMSGEEKTREEFGDYISIYNFQKSIQDGATVPLYYENRIPELQLDNSDLNAEIGKSLPPLPSTRTKNAS
- a CDS encoding type I restriction enzyme endonuclease domain-containing protein, whose product is MGRGYPGKAMVIAIDRFTVVKMYDKVQHYWQQYLQKLKAQLATASELEQKRLSAQIAYMEATDMAVVVSSSQNEAEAFKKKELDITPHRKRMVHESPGLDEKFKDPQNPLRIVFVCAMWITGFDVPSCSTIYLDKPMQNHTLMQTIARANRVFRDKVNGLIVDYIGVFRNLQKALAIYGPASEGGVEEGDTPVKAKAALVEQLRQAIVEATTFCTIKGVDLMKLQTTQGAFERTKVWAEAVEAILLNDETKRTYFSLAGNVTRLYKAILPDPNANEFTATEALFSRLSQEIRNEVPDVDISEIKAEVEELLDNSIFAGKFVIPESQGQYIDLSQVDFEALKAQFATGYPRTEAEKLKGTLNQKLQRMVSLNKTRTNYLEKFQQMIEEYNAGSRNVEQFFNDLVTFAQDLKTEDQRAIAENLAEEELAIFDLLTKPELTLTKQEEQAVKQVARQVLETLKREKLVLDWRKRQQSRAAVRLAIEEGLDQLPETYSAEIYEQKCEQVYQHVYDAYQERGKSIYSSAA